A stretch of Besnoitia besnoiti strain Bb-Ger1 chromosome III, whole genome shotgun sequence DNA encodes these proteins:
- a CDS encoding hypothetical protein (encoded by transcript BESB_043890), with product MAARASLFEASLSSRVVPRKSRVRTSSCCPSLSATSPSLPSSAAPASASAPSRFSASSSFALFPCSQRCFSNVSGPSSSSFFPSLFIPHLSASSVCSTDLPFSPAALPASRRPSSCSAALPPQCASLASPSSRLSPYLLSSRAPAVSAPSFSSSPASWSPFPFPSSPLVSLFLRRTSEAPRSAGGPLFRHEGVRNLPFSLAQVRGYKPVIDWVKTRIGARIRQYRKRSLKKKNHSKVIMRFKLTRFGWQRLRSGRNGEKENLTHKQLKRTMGYTYVSRDDLWKFRFQLPSHVLRIRDAPINRNPNIRKIRRSLPSYFG from the exons ATGGCGGCTCGAGCCTCGCTCTTCGAGGCTTCCCTCTCTTCCCGTGTCGTCCCCAGGAAGTCGCGAGTGCGGACGTCGTCGTGTtgtccgtctctctccgccacATCACCCTCCCTACCCTccagcgctgcgcctgcctcagcctccgctccttcgcggttctctgcctcgtcctctttCGCACTTTTCCCCTGCTCTCAGCGTTGTTTTTCGAATGTCTCCGGCCCTTCATCCTCGAGTTTTTTTCCCTCACTTTTCATTCCCcatctctctgcttcttcggtGTGCTCGACTGACCTGCCCTTCTCTCCTGctgcgctgcccgcctcgcggcgcccctcctcctgctcggcagcgcttcctcctcagtgtgcctccctcgcgtctccctcgtctcggctctcgccttacttgctttcttctcgggctcctgcagtctctgcgccgtctttttcttcctcccctGCGTCTTGGTCTCCTTTcccttttccttcttcgcctctcgtgTCGCTGTTTCTCAGGCGCACTTCCGAGGCGCCACGGAGTGCGGGAGGACCGCTTTTTCGCCACGAAGGCGTGAGAAATCTCCCTTTTAGCCTCGCGCAGGTCCGCGGCTACAAGCCCGTGATCGACTGGGTGAAGACGCGAATCGGCGCGCGCATTCGCCAGTACCGAAAAAGATCACTCAAGAAGAAAAACCACAGCAAAGTTATTATGCGCTTTAAGCTCACGAG GTTCGGTTGGCAGAGACTTCGCTCCGGACGCaacggagagaaggagaatcTC ACGCACAAGCAACTCAAGAGGACGATGGGGTACACCTACGTCTCCCGCGACGATCTGTGGAAATTCCGCTTTCAGCTGCCGAGCCACGTTTTGCG GATCCGAGACGCTCCAATCAACCGCAACCCAAACATTCGCAAGATTCGCCGTTCTCTCCCGTCCTACTTCGGATGA
- a CDS encoding SCY kinase (incomplete catalytic triad) (encoded by transcript BESB_043900), protein MLQSLLGRFGGKWGDLPSSFGFVVGEQVPLPFSLSCGFELFTCSRKSDGAPASLFILQKKSQGTRADAAGVDAGASLAAAVIDVSAGRSHLQRAKTLLHPDVLKTLETHESDSALYVVTEKCWPLPYLLHEQQQQQQRAEGRSSTPGALLHSQASSSEARADGFPEGKKGEEDAKKNAETEREAAAAAALADVVWGVYQITSAVAFLHESCGLLHGLINPLSVFVTANGSWRLACMEFVRQASAAPSALLADARRSAAALQGWQPPESVPAGSPPQWLDWWGLASLVTWTYASLLAPGGGSGGGLRYGGSAFGSLFDLSAATVPGRAALPPPARQLCERLLRRPSAGLASSGRVLSDCLKTDPFFNSSSTCSCLLFLREVHVKGAYEKESFFEQELPRMLQGSGAPLLPQAVQEQQVLPELLKLLDPSGGRPGDGAAPGAGASAAGPLTPAVVGCVGLVAASIANAEEGRGSAWWARGGGDEGKTGKHLQVQRLRNVLEKLFQSSDRAIRYTLLTSLPALDPLMPPRLYLRIFESLMLGLLDSALAIREATIKSLVLVCGKIGNEKKTLQTCLEQLLRLMSDAEGIVRINSCICAAKICTLPQTESLFTKKNAAPHATLQLLQQILLAGLKDGMPACRQAALQSIRHCLDLFPLRVLAHPLLAGVGVAAVDQDDASVSETAMDTLKQVISTLEKKLTERNAALLSADGNGEKTEPAVPVSNGDSDGGWLGSVARSMRASIAGVRRAGDEDSSHLEFRAGSSASLFVSPGGAQPSPPCPSPPRPPPPQASWAPVNGVSASAPAAGPPRRETPGSRSSRLTNSLEDGKVFYDAADSVNAWVEDDEEISVDSWDVMTAADASLSARQTEPCSLSSVSSVSSLRTPGRAAPPPASAAASFASSSLASAASPAVSPAFLPSAGMTLTRTISPSAAAHAFGAARGARVPPSRAEPLPPSSLRSAPTAKPALGDDFFDEIERQLLSETD, encoded by the exons ATGCTCCAGTCGCTGCTCGGCCGGTTCGGGGGGAAATGGGGCGACCTGCCGTCGTCCTTCGGGttcgtcgtcggcgagcaGGTGCCGCtcccgttttctctctcgtgtgGCTTTGAGTTATTCACCTGCTCGCGcaagagcgacggcgcgccggcctcgctgtTCATCCTGCAAAAGAAGTCTCAGGGGACTCgggcggacgccgcgggcgtggacgccggcgcctccctcgccgcggcagtgATCGACGTCAGCGCCGGTCGCAGccatctgcagcgcgcgaagacgcttCTCCACCCCGACGTGCTGAAGACGCTGGAGACGCACGAAAGCGACTCGGCGCTCTACGTCGTCACAGAGAAATGCTGGCCGCTGCCCTACCTGCTCCatgagcagcagcagcagcagcagcgggcggaggggcgctcttcgacgccaggcgcgctgctgcataGTCAGGCCTCGAGtagcgaggcgcgcgcagacggctTCCCCGAGGGcaagaagggcgaggaggatgCAAAGAAGAATGCGGAGACtgagcgcgaggccgcggcagctgcagccctcGCAGACGTCGTGTGGGGGGTCTACCAGATCACCAGCGCCGTCGCATTTCTCCATGAGTCCTGCGGACTGCTTCACGGACTCATCAACCCTCTCAGCGTGTTTGTCACGGCAAATG GGAGCTGGCGATTGGCTTGCATGGAGTTCGTGAGgcaggcctccgcagcgccctcggctctgctcgccgacgcgcgccgcagcgcagcggctctACAGGGCTGGCAGCCGCCGGAGAGTGTgcccgcgggctcgccgccgcagtggCTGGACTG GTGGGGCTTGGCGTCGCTGGTCACGTGGACGTACGCGTCCCTGCTGGCGCCGGGGGGCGGCTCGGGCGGCGGGCTGCGctacggcggcagcgcgtttGGCAGTTTGTTTGatctctctgcggcgaccgtccccggccgcgcggcgcttccgccgcccgcgcggcagctctgcgagcggctgctgcgacgGCCCTCGGCGGGGCTCGCGTCGTCCGGCCGGGTTCTGTCAGACTGTCTGAAGACCGACCCGTTTTTCAACAGCAGCTCGACTTGCAGCTGCTTGCTCTTTCTGCGGGAGGTTCACGTGAAGGGCGCCTACGAGAAAGAGAGCTTCTTCGAACAGGAGCTTCCGCGGATGCTgcagggcagcggcgcgcccctgctgccgcaggcggtgCAGGAGCAGCAGGTGCTTCCCGAGCTGCTCAAGCTCCTCGACcccagcggcgggcgccccgGGGACGGGGCCGCCCCGGGGGCGggggcctccgcagcgggcCCGCTGACCCCCGCGGTCGTCGGCTGCGTggggctcgtcgccgcgagcaTCGCCAACGCCGAAGAGGGGCGGGGAAGTGCGTGgtgggcgcgaggaggaggggacGAAGGCAAAACGGGGAAGCACCTTCAAGTTCAGAGACTGCGAAACGTCTTAGAGAAACTCTTCCAGTCCAGCGACCGCGCGATTCG GTACACGCTGCTCACGTCGTTGCCCGCCCTAGATCCTCTGATGCCCCCACGCTTGTACCTGCGAATCTTTGAGAGCCTGATGCTCGGGCTCCTCGACTCCGCACTCGCCATCCGCGAGGCAACCATCAAGTCCCTCGTTCTGGTGTGCGGCAAAATTggaaacgaaaaaaagacg CTGCAGACGTGcctggagcagctgctgcgcctgatgagcgacgccgagggaaTTGTGCGAATCAACTCATGTATCTGCGCCGCAAAGATCTGCACGCTGCCTCAGACGGAGTCTCTCTTTACCAAGAAGAACGCCGCTCCGCACGCGACGCTCCAG CTCCTCCAGCAGATCCTCCTGGCGGGCCTGAAGGACGGAATGCCGGCGTGCCGCCAAGCTGCTCTCCAA TCTATTCGTCACTGCTTGGATCTGTTTCCACTGCGAGTTCTCGCGCatcctctcctcgcgggcgtcggcgtGGCGGCTGTCGACCAAGACGACGCTTCAGTCTCCGAGACGGCCATGGATACTTTGAAGCAAGTCATCTCCACGTTGGAGAAGAAGTTGACGGAACGAAATGCGGCTCTTCTTTCTGCTGACG GCAACGGCGAGAAAACAGAGCCCGCAGTGCCGGTCAGCAACGgggacagcgacggcggctggcTTGGCTCCGTGGCGCGCAGCATGCGGGCGTCGATTG CGGGTGTGCGGcgtgcgggcgacgaggactcGAGTCACCTCGAGTTCCGCGCCGGTTCatctgcgtcgctcttcgtttccccaggaggcgcgcagccctcgcccccgtgtccctcgccgccgcgccctccgcccccaCAGGCCTCTTGGGCGCCTGTCAACGGagtctccgcgagcgcgcctgcagctggtccgccgcgcagggagaCACCGGGCAGCCGATCTAGCCGACTCACGAATTCGCTCGAAGACGGCAAGGTCTTCTacgacgcggcggactcCGTCAACGCGTGGG tggaggacgacgaagagatCTCCGTGGACTCTTGGGACGTGATGACGGCGGCCGAcgcttccctctctgcgAGACAAACAGAgccttgctctctctcttcagtctcttctgtctcctcgttACGGACGCccggtcgcgcggcgccgccgcctgcgagcgcggcggcgtctttcgcttcgtcttcactggcgtctgcggcctctcctgCGGTCTCCCCTGCTTTCCTGCCTTCCGCTGGCATGACGCTCACGCGAACAATTtccccttccgccgcggcacaCGCCTTTGGCGCCGCAAGGggcgcgcgtgtgcctccctcgcgcgcggagcctttgccgccgtcttcgctgcgaagtgcgccgaccgcgaagcccgcgctcggcgacgacTTTTTCGATGAAATCGAGAGGCAGCTGCTCTCAGAGACTGACTGA
- a CDS encoding hypothetical protein (encoded by transcript BESB_043910), with translation MTAPEDLVTSQHAEETSSRSDFDAESHDEDFDAEAENGRVKVTSSRERRSASCKKSSAASLIPNALYAEDGDGDDDSSEASDANQAKSTLSAAVSHASAAGSRHSDGSLASFSRSHGSRAASSILKKTSTATASRRSSKLSVRFGREAEDDAREQRQPIARGASAHADVVSALADVVQDYRESPPADGEASPRNSNVVSESQRAAQRRTESAKESIKTIDSTLQSLVVSKASTSATRRSSGGAPLSSNSGSALSAQARQMRKRRLGLTVGVVIAVLLLSVALVLLANMTANQKLLMTETEKLVESCETSQWSEWTACTPLCSAGYSTRRRIITVLGADPALCPSLVERRECVAECRAFAIARPTTERLTDQQIANFPACYGDLRKAIEEALDLGRDRSSITSMRTDLSTGSKFWQLEFVLYPDGNGAAETYDADPNRFAEDVVRKVFAALQGTPTTLARLISHCMPSDDVSNHVATYTAGTLEEIAAGRSTCSLFAGVSPFGCNCVVSEWSPWTVCDKQCSQRTAKRFRSIQHAEAFIDPQVDCPSLFEERPCAGSSKIFQVDLPTGVSLGTEAQRRAQFEYCSADLLASLAKVRLKEKKIAEEKRGDGAEAHQKSRPG, from the exons ATGACCGCTCCCGAAGATCTGGTGACCTCTCAACACGCGGAGGAAACCAGCTCGCGATCTGACTTTGATGCGGAATCGCACGACGAAGACTTCGACGCAGAAGCTGAAAATGGCCGCGTGAAGGTGACTTCCAGCCGAGAACGAAGAAGCGCCAGCTGCAAAAAGtcttcagctgcttcgcTCATTCCAAACGCCTTGTacgcagaggacggagaTGGCGACGATG ATTCGTCGGAGGCATCTGACGCGAACCAGGCGAAGTCCACCTTGTCCGCAGCGGTTTCGCACGCTTCCGCGGCAGGCAGCAGGCACAGTGATGGCTCGCTTGCGAGTTTCTCGCGGTCTCATGGCTCTCGAGCGGCGTCCTCGATTCTGAAAAAGACGTCGACAGCCACCGCCAGCCGGCGGTCATCCAAGCTGTCGGTGCGCTTCGGCCGGGAggccgaggacgacgcgcgtgagcagagacagccgatcgcgcgcggggcctccgcgcacgccgacgtggtctcggcgctcgcggacgtCGTGCAAGACTATAGAGAAAGTCCGCCGGCAGACGGAGAAGCGTCTCCACGCAACTCGAACGTAGTGTCGGagtcgcagcgcgccgcgcagcgacgcaccGAAAGCGCGAAAGAGTCTATCAAAACTATAGACTCGACGCTCCAGTCTCTCGTCGTCAGCAAGGCAAGCACGAGCGCCAcccgacgcagcagcggtgGCGCGCCGCTCAGCTCAAACTCGGGGTCTGCGctctcggcgcaggcgagacaaATGCGCAAACGCCGACTTG GTTTGACAGTCGGAGTTGTCATCGCGGTGCTCCTGCTGAGTGTGGCGCTCGTGTTGCTTGCGAACATGACGGCAAACCAGAAGCTGTTGATGACGGAGACCGAAAAACTCGTTGAGTCGTGCGAGACTTCCCAGTGGTCAGAGTGGACGGCCTGCacgccgctctgcagcgcaggGTACTCCACCCGACGCAGGATAATTACT GTGCTGGGCGCCGACCCGGCGCTTTGCCCCAGTCTCGTGgagcggcgcgagtgcgTCGCAGAGTGTCGCGCTTTCGCCATTGCTCGTCCCACCACGGAGAGACTCACAGACCAGCAAATCGCGAATTTTCCTGCCTGCTACGGCGATTTGAGGAAAGCCATTGAAGAG GCGCTCGACCTTGGAAGAGACCGGTCCTCCATCACGTCGATGCGAACCGACTTGTCCACCGGATCAAAGTTTTGGCAGCTCGAGTTCGTCCTCTATCCCGACGGCAACGGGGCCGCAGAGACTTATGACGCAGACCCGAACCGTTTCGCTGAAGACGTAGTCCGAA AAGTCTTCGCCGCACTCCAGGGGACTCCGACGACGCTCGCGCGGTTGATTTCGCACTGCATGCCCAGCGACGACGTCAGCAACCACGTCGCCACCTATACCGCTGGAA CTTTGGAAGAAATTGCAGCCGGGCGGAGCACGTGCTCGTTGTTCGCGGGAGTCTCTCCATTCG GCTGCAACTGCGTAGTCTCGGAGTGGTCGCCGTGGACTGTGTGCGACAAGCAATGCTCGCAGCGAACGGCGAAGCGCTTCAGGTCGATTCAG CACGCCGAGGCCTTCATCGATCCCCAGGTCGACTGCCCGAGCCTGTTTGAAGAGCGTccctgcgccggcagcagca AGATCTTTCAGGTTGACTTGCCCACGGGTGTTTCTCTGGGCACTGAAGCTCAACGGCGCGCGCAGTTCGAATACTGCTCGGCCGACCTCCTGGCCTCTCTGGCAAAGGTGCGTttgaaggagaagaaaatcgCGGAGGAGAAAAGAGGCGACGGGGCGGAAGCGCACCAGAAAAGCAGGCCGGGCTGA